The Chloroherpetonaceae bacterium genome has a segment encoding these proteins:
- a CDS encoding molybdenum cofactor biosynthesis protein MoaE, with amino-acid sequence MMNSTLHTERAALVCLSETPLNIQEILDAVRAPECGGLALFVGTVRNHSGGKSGVLWLEYEAYKSMALRKMQEIAATASQLYPVKKLAIAHRVGRLEIGEDAVAIAVSTPHRKEAFAACKFIIDAIKTTVPIWKKEVFADGAVWVDACTR; translated from the coding sequence ATGATGAATTCTACTCTTCACACTGAGCGCGCCGCATTAGTTTGTTTGTCAGAGACACCGCTCAACATTCAGGAAATCTTAGATGCAGTGCGAGCACCAGAATGCGGTGGACTTGCACTTTTTGTGGGTACTGTGCGTAATCATTCAGGTGGCAAATCTGGGGTGCTTTGGCTTGAGTATGAAGCATACAAATCCATGGCACTTAGAAAAATGCAGGAAATTGCTGCCACTGCCAGTCAGCTCTACCCTGTTAAAAAATTAGCTATCGCCCATCGGGTCGGGCGCTTAGAGATTGGCGAAGATGCTGTAGCAATTGCTGTCAGCACACCGCACCGCAAGGAAGCTTTTGCAGCTTGCAAGTTCATCATTGATGCAATTAAGACTACCGTTCCTATTTGGAAAAAAGAGGTCTTTGCTGACGGCGCCGTTTGGGTTGATGCTTGCACACGGTAG
- a CDS encoding RagB/SusD family nutrient uptake outer membrane protein, with amino-acid sequence MRNQQTGLHKTKRTVAALSVLLLALSQYGCPNRDFPDPNAPSPATLTLQSFVTGLEAQMRVVGTYLIGTGSVGREMIHFGQDDPRFRSEYIQGQPDPGGGFVSGGVNPRYRAIAQARLFLERVASAGLSPAQADAARGFANTIIAYQYLLIHNWQYDNGMKFEASTDPAGAPIVPRAEAIRRIAALLDEADQQLSRAGSEPFPFRLSSGFAGFNTPATFRQFNRGLRARVAAYQGDYATCLAALAQSFISSTPTEANMQRGVYHVFSTAPNDATNPLFQVASAPLPNLWVHPSFFRDNTDTATDRRLNKIFRRETRTFEGLTSSATLNIAPTNVSPLPILRNEELLLLRAEARILGGSGLQDFAAAEADLNAVRQAAGVPPYPAGSTNATNALDRLIYERRYSLFMEGHRWVDMRRFPTRPGSPNPNNLPGRLNELPLDRPTDRIIVSFPIPIPELPPS; translated from the coding sequence ATGCGGAATCAACAAACAGGGCTTCACAAAACAAAGCGAACTGTTGCGGCACTGAGTGTGCTGCTCTTGGCACTCTCTCAATATGGGTGCCCGAATCGGGATTTCCCTGACCCAAATGCACCAAGCCCGGCAACACTAACGCTCCAGAGCTTTGTCACAGGATTGGAAGCGCAGATGCGTGTTGTGGGCACTTACCTTATCGGCACAGGCAGCGTGGGGCGTGAGATGATTCACTTCGGACAAGATGACCCACGTTTCCGTAGCGAGTATATTCAAGGGCAACCAGATCCAGGTGGCGGTTTCGTAAGCGGAGGAGTCAATCCGCGCTACCGCGCAATTGCACAAGCCCGCCTATTTTTGGAGCGTGTGGCTAGTGCGGGACTTTCCCCAGCACAGGCTGATGCAGCGCGTGGATTCGCCAATACGATTATCGCCTATCAGTATCTGCTGATTCATAATTGGCAGTATGACAACGGCATGAAGTTTGAGGCATCGACTGACCCAGCCGGTGCACCGATTGTGCCACGCGCTGAAGCCATTCGCCGCATTGCAGCCTTACTCGATGAAGCAGACCAGCAACTGAGCCGAGCTGGCAGCGAGCCATTTCCGTTTAGGCTATCATCAGGGTTTGCAGGGTTCAACACGCCTGCAACATTCCGACAATTCAATCGAGGGCTGCGCGCACGCGTTGCAGCCTATCAAGGTGACTATGCAACATGCTTGGCAGCACTTGCACAGTCGTTCATTTCCAGCACACCCACAGAAGCAAATATGCAACGTGGTGTCTACCACGTTTTTAGCACGGCGCCAAATGATGCAACCAATCCGCTGTTTCAAGTGGCATCTGCTCCACTGCCCAACCTCTGGGTGCATCCGTCATTCTTCAGAGACAACACGGATACGGCAACGGATAGGCGTCTGAACAAAATCTTCCGCCGTGAAACGCGCACCTTTGAAGGACTGACATCCAGCGCCACGCTCAACATTGCACCCACGAACGTGTCGCCACTTCCAATTTTGCGTAATGAAGAACTGTTGCTCCTGCGTGCTGAGGCGCGAATTTTAGGAGGAAGTGGCTTGCAAGACTTTGCGGCTGCAGAAGCAGATTTGAATGCTGTGCGCCAAGCCGCAGGCGTGCCGCCCTATCCTGCAGGAAGCACCAACGCAACTAATGCGCTCGACCGCTTGATCTATGAGCGACGATACTCGCTCTTTATGGAAGGGCATCGCTGGGTAGATATGCGCCGATTCCCTACACGCCCTGGCAGCCCAAATCCAAACAATTTGCCGGGCAGACTGAACGAATTGCCACTTGACCGACCAACTGACCGCATCATCGTGAGTTTCCCGATCCCAATTCCAGAGCTACCACCAAGCTAA
- a CDS encoding SusC/RagA family TonB-linked outer membrane protein — translation MTKRYAITFAAILFFTAKAVMAQELTISGTVVDANTGEPLLGAVVRVKETGGGAITDALGKFRLVVKNPVATLSAKLVGYKEKTVVVTQSTDNLVIQLQEDILRAEEVVVTGLATGIRRESAPNSIGTITAKELIPAPAQTLDQAFAGKVPGLSIRQNTGAPGGGISLNLRGITTLQGNTQPLIVIDGVIVSNESFNSGLTSITDAAVGASQSSQDQPSSRLADINPNDIEDIQVLKGPAATAVYGSKAAAGVLVITTKQGKPGDTRIDVSQQIGFNSVLKLQGTRDWRQDSTGLRAAFGQAGVDAFVRSGGVNGQYIDYEREFYGQNGLINETSITARGGSATTLFTISGQARNDQGIIRHTYYNRYAVRSNLTHRFSDRLTADIGLNYVNSNSQRSATGNANVTLTSIGYAMTRLPSFLDVRQRPDGTFPVFPFAPSNPAEIIERVRNEEYIDRLIGSFRLDFNVFRMENQSLNFIASGGADYISQRNVITSPVNTQHEQAKAAPGENAANNVTNFFNNLWLSAVHNVSFSNIAITTSAGFQIENRDNSSILVNVRGLTADLASVGLGVEVTQQQTITRQYDQGFYIQSDIDFGGVGFLNVKLRGDRSSVNSDVNQFYLFPGAGASIILSKFDFWKGISNTIDYLKLRAAVGQAGTLAPPESKFLSFVPANVTGLIGALVPLRNGNDNVRPERTTEIEFGFDAGILNGLASLEFTYFLRNIDDLILLKQLPPSSGFTSQLVNAGAMRTFGIEAALTVNAIRSREVDWTARVIFSRNRAEITRLDVPPFQRGGFGVNLGAYTIRQGYSPFSIVGRESFGPNPNAPNPNARPGEFNGLILGDEQPDFNMGFSNSLRVYGFELFFLFDWRQGNKVINLSRFLTDGTGISPDVEAARERVRARATSTAPYVEDGSFIKLRELSLTYTLDPELTRSFFGGAVSYLRIGIAGRNLLMFTRYSSYDPEVSNFGNLATAGSIEVTPFPSSRSFFFNIQFGL, via the coding sequence ATGACGAAACGATACGCAATTACGTTTGCGGCAATCCTGTTTTTCACTGCAAAAGCGGTGATGGCACAGGAGCTAACTATCTCAGGCACAGTGGTCGATGCCAACACAGGCGAGCCTCTTTTGGGTGCAGTGGTGCGCGTAAAGGAAACAGGGGGCGGCGCGATTACTGATGCGCTCGGCAAGTTTCGCCTTGTGGTTAAGAACCCTGTAGCGACACTGTCTGCGAAGCTGGTAGGCTATAAGGAAAAAACAGTAGTGGTAACGCAAAGCACGGACAACTTGGTCATTCAGCTCCAAGAAGATATTCTGCGCGCTGAAGAAGTGGTGGTCACAGGGCTTGCTACAGGAATTCGACGCGAGAGTGCGCCAAACTCGATTGGAACAATCACTGCAAAGGAGTTGATTCCTGCACCAGCACAAACGCTTGACCAAGCGTTTGCAGGCAAAGTACCAGGGCTGTCCATTCGTCAGAACACAGGGGCGCCAGGCGGAGGAATTAGCTTAAATCTGCGGGGTATTACGACGCTTCAGGGCAACACGCAACCACTTATTGTAATTGACGGCGTAATTGTCAGCAATGAGTCTTTCAACAGTGGCTTAACCTCCATTACCGATGCAGCAGTGGGTGCATCGCAAAGCTCACAAGACCAGCCATCGAGTCGCTTAGCTGATATTAATCCAAACGACATTGAGGACATCCAAGTGCTCAAGGGGCCTGCAGCTACTGCGGTCTATGGTTCAAAAGCTGCAGCAGGTGTGCTGGTAATTACTACAAAGCAAGGCAAACCGGGCGATACGCGCATCGATGTGTCGCAGCAAATTGGCTTTAACTCCGTGCTGAAGCTGCAAGGCACGCGCGACTGGCGTCAGGACTCAACAGGGCTACGAGCAGCATTTGGTCAAGCTGGGGTTGATGCCTTTGTGCGCAGCGGAGGCGTAAATGGTCAGTATATCGACTATGAGCGCGAATTTTATGGTCAAAATGGACTGATTAACGAAACCTCTATCACAGCGCGAGGGGGCAGTGCGACCACACTCTTTACCATTTCAGGGCAAGCCCGTAACGACCAAGGCATTATCCGCCATACTTATTACAATCGCTACGCTGTGCGCTCAAATCTGACGCACAGATTTAGTGATAGACTTACGGCAGACATTGGCTTGAACTATGTGAATTCAAATTCACAGCGTTCGGCAACAGGCAATGCAAACGTAACGCTTACAAGCATCGGCTATGCGATGACACGCTTGCCTAGCTTTCTTGATGTGCGTCAGCGTCCAGACGGCACATTTCCTGTGTTCCCGTTTGCACCATCAAATCCAGCAGAAATTATTGAGCGAGTGCGCAATGAAGAATATATAGATCGCCTGATTGGGTCATTTCGTCTGGATTTCAATGTGTTCCGAATGGAAAATCAAAGCCTGAATTTTATTGCGAGCGGTGGCGCAGATTACATTAGCCAGCGTAATGTGATTACCTCACCGGTCAACACACAGCATGAGCAAGCGAAGGCTGCACCGGGCGAAAATGCAGCGAACAATGTGACCAACTTTTTCAACAACCTCTGGCTGAGCGCGGTGCATAATGTGAGCTTCTCGAACATTGCGATAACGACCTCTGCAGGCTTTCAGATTGAAAACCGTGACAACAGCAGCATTTTGGTCAATGTGCGTGGGCTGACGGCGGACCTTGCATCGGTTGGCTTAGGTGTAGAGGTTACACAACAGCAAACAATTACGCGCCAATACGACCAAGGCTTTTACATTCAGTCGGATATTGACTTCGGCGGTGTCGGCTTCCTAAATGTGAAACTGCGCGGCGATCGAAGCAGCGTCAACTCTGATGTCAATCAATTTTACTTGTTCCCAGGAGCAGGTGCGTCAATCATTCTTTCCAAGTTTGATTTCTGGAAAGGCATTAGCAACACGATTGATTACCTGAAACTGCGAGCCGCAGTTGGTCAAGCTGGCACACTTGCGCCGCCAGAGTCAAAGTTTCTCTCGTTTGTGCCTGCAAATGTAACAGGTCTCATTGGCGCTTTGGTGCCGCTGCGCAATGGAAACGACAATGTCAGACCTGAGCGTACAACCGAAATTGAGTTTGGGTTCGATGCCGGGATTCTTAACGGACTGGCGTCGCTAGAATTTACCTACTTCTTGCGCAACATTGACGACCTCATTTTGCTCAAGCAGTTGCCGCCTTCATCAGGTTTTACCAGCCAGCTCGTAAATGCGGGTGCAATGAGAACCTTCGGTATTGAAGCGGCACTGACGGTCAATGCCATTCGAAGCAGAGAGGTGGACTGGACAGCACGAGTGATTTTCTCAAGAAACCGTGCTGAAATTACACGCTTAGATGTGCCGCCCTTCCAGCGAGGTGGATTTGGTGTAAACTTAGGTGCTTACACGATTCGTCAAGGCTATTCGCCGTTTAGCATTGTTGGACGTGAGAGCTTTGGACCGAACCCCAATGCGCCAAATCCAAACGCGCGCCCAGGAGAATTTAATGGTCTCATCTTAGGCGATGAACAGCCTGACTTCAATATGGGCTTTTCAAATAGCTTGCGTGTCTATGGGTTTGAACTCTTCTTCCTCTTTGACTGGCGTCAAGGTAATAAGGTCATCAATCTGTCGCGTTTCTTGACAGATGGCACAGGAATTTCGCCTGATGTAGAAGCTGCGCGTGAGCGAGTGCGAGCACGGGCCACCTCAACCGCACCATATGTGGAAGATGGGAGTTTCATCAAACTGCGTGAACTGAGCTTGACTTACACACTTGACCCTGAACTGACACGCAGTTTCTTCGGCGGCGCAGTGTCTTATCTGCGTATTGGGATTGCAGGCAGAAATCTCCTAATGTTTACACGCTACTCGAGCTACGACCCTGAAGTGAGCAACTTTGGCAATCTGGCAACGGCTGGCTCAATTGAGGTAACGCCATTCCCATCATCGCGTAGTTTCTTTTTCAACATCCAGTTTGGATTGTAA
- a CDS encoding isocitrate dehydrogenase (NAD(+)), with amino-acid sequence MPHTITLLPGDGIGPEITRAVKRILAASGVQIHWEEYLAGKAALEQYGDPLPQEVLDSILRNKVALKGPLTTEVGKGFKSVNVQLRKTLNLYANLRPVKTLPGAGAKYEGVDIVVVRENTESLYAGIENEIAPGVVQASKIITREASLRIAKFAFEYARTHHRKKVTAVHKANIMKLADGLFLKCCQEVAKDYPEIQYDEIIVDNCCMQLVLNPARFDVLVLENLYGDIVSDLCAGLVGGLGVVPGANIGTEASVFEAVHGSAPDIAGKGIANPTAMLLSAVMMLQHIGEHHAAERITSAIYRVMGEGKVLTPDLKGTATTEQYADELIRYIA; translated from the coding sequence ATGCCACACACCATCACGCTCCTGCCGGGCGACGGCATCGGTCCTGAAATCACGCGCGCTGTAAAACGCATTTTAGCAGCCTCTGGCGTTCAAATTCACTGGGAAGAATATCTTGCAGGCAAGGCTGCTCTTGAGCAATATGGCGACCCTCTGCCTCAAGAAGTTTTGGACTCCATTCTGCGCAACAAGGTTGCTCTCAAAGGTCCGCTTACGACTGAAGTCGGCAAGGGCTTTAAGTCTGTCAATGTGCAACTGCGCAAGACCTTGAACCTCTATGCCAACCTTCGCCCTGTGAAAACCTTGCCCGGCGCTGGCGCAAAATATGAGGGCGTGGATATTGTCGTTGTGCGAGAAAATACCGAAAGCCTTTACGCAGGCATTGAAAATGAAATTGCTCCCGGCGTGGTGCAAGCCTCCAAAATTATCACGCGCGAGGCGTCGCTGCGCATTGCGAAATTTGCCTTTGAGTATGCCCGCACGCACCATCGCAAGAAGGTAACCGCCGTGCACAAAGCCAACATTATGAAACTTGCCGACGGTCTTTTCCTCAAGTGCTGCCAAGAAGTGGCAAAAGATTATCCTGAAATTCAATACGACGAAATCATCGTCGACAACTGCTGTATGCAGCTTGTGCTTAACCCTGCGCGCTTTGATGTGCTGGTGCTCGAAAACCTCTATGGCGACATCGTCTCCGACCTCTGTGCAGGTTTGGTTGGTGGCTTAGGTGTTGTGCCCGGCGCAAACATCGGCACTGAAGCCAGCGTCTTCGAAGCCGTGCACGGTTCTGCACCTGACATCGCTGGTAAAGGCATTGCGAACCCAACAGCAATGCTACTTTCCGCCGTGATGATGCTGCAACATATTGGCGAACATCACGCCGCTGAGCGTATCACCAGTGCCATCTACCGCGTAATGGGCGAAGGCAAAGTGCTAACCCCTGACCTCAAGGGCACCGCGACCACTGAGCAATATGCCGATGAACTCATTCGGTATATTGCGTAA
- a CDS encoding ABC transporter ATP-binding protein — protein MSTVLSAQHLTKTYRSGQGELTVLNRVSFELQAGDTCAIVGPSGSGKTTLLGICAGLDHPTSGTVTLCGILLNSLSEDERAKVRNQYVGFVFQSFQLIPTLTALENVMVPAELSRERHARQAALELLERVGLGHRLSHYPAQLSGGEQQRVAIARSFINRPKILFADEPTGNLDAETSHTIEQLLFELNRDYGTTLVIVTHNLELAQKTQRIIRLKGGCVVSDQLVAPTQSAIDEIRS, from the coding sequence ATGTCCACAGTTTTAAGCGCTCAACACCTTACTAAAACGTATCGCAGCGGTCAGGGCGAACTGACTGTGCTGAATCGGGTTTCTTTCGAGCTGCAGGCAGGTGATACGTGTGCGATTGTCGGTCCTTCGGGCAGCGGTAAAACCACGCTTCTGGGCATTTGCGCCGGTTTAGACCACCCTACTTCTGGCACGGTTACACTTTGCGGTATTTTGCTGAACTCGCTGAGCGAAGATGAACGCGCCAAAGTGCGTAACCAATATGTCGGATTTGTGTTCCAGAGCTTTCAACTGATTCCTACCCTCACTGCGCTGGAAAATGTGATGGTGCCTGCTGAGCTTTCACGGGAGCGGCATGCTCGCCAAGCGGCTCTCGAACTTCTGGAACGCGTGGGCCTGGGGCATCGTCTCTCACACTATCCTGCACAGCTTTCTGGCGGAGAGCAGCAGCGTGTCGCAATTGCTCGCTCGTTCATTAACCGCCCTAAAATTCTCTTCGCTGATGAACCTACTGGCAACCTTGACGCAGAAACCAGCCACACCATTGAGCAACTTCTCTTTGAGCTAAATCGTGATTATGGCACAACCCTTGTTATTGTTACACATAATCTTGAGCTTGCACAGAAAACCCAGCGCATTATTCGCTTAAAAGGTGGCTGCGTGGTCTCCGACCAACTTGTTGCACCGACTCAATCTGCAATCGATGAAATCCGCTCCTAA
- a CDS encoding ABC transporter permease, with protein MAWRDSRTHWRKLLLFMSSIVLGVAALVAISSLGDSLQRSVRTQAKSLLGADLLLESRQPFSPAVEQLIDSLGEHSREVDFSSMVYFTKSGDTRFVQVRALDGKFPYYGSLLTDPDSASQTFRSGFQALVDAPLMLQFQASIGDTIKLGEAYFRIAGVLKEVAGEAVVTALVGPRIYIPLQTLPDTKLIQYGSRVTYKAYFKFPPEKDLVALTTLLRSKLEKESVSLVTAESRQASLGRALENLYRFLNLVGFIALLLGGIGVASAISVHIKQQLNTVAVLRCLGARAAQALWIYLIQALVMGFLGALVGALLGSGTQFLLPFILGDLLPIKLETTFSLTAIWHGLLVGLSLSAAFALLPLLGVRNVSPLRVLRAAFEEQPLPADALRWLVYALIAGSIVLFSIWQTAPLRAGWLTGLFFALSIGLAFGLLALVARLLVVGARVFFPALWSYTWRQGLANLYRPNNQTLTLIVSLGFGTFLISTVYLSQATLLGEISLSASERNQPNMVLFDIQPDQRAGLEQLVQTFQMPVLQIIPVVTMRLQSLNGRDIQRDSAISENSFLRAEFRATYRDSLLSTEQLVAGRFVGKIRSLQDSILISVSDFFAQSQNLQLGDELIFDVQGVPVKTYIGSIRRIDFRRVQPAFTLLFPDGVLNDAPQFYALLTRTPSAEISAHFQRAVVQSFANVSIIDLALILNTVSAVFDKISLVIQFMSLFSILTGLTVLVGSVLTSRYQRMKESVLLRTLGATQRQVAAIMAIEYAFLGGFAAVAGFGLALLSSWALSYFIFEAPFLPSLLPLAIGATLVISLTVLVGLAISRDVLTKPPLEVLRLEAS; from the coding sequence ATGGCTTGGCGCGATAGCCGCACGCACTGGCGCAAACTGTTGCTTTTTATGTCGTCTATTGTGCTTGGCGTGGCGGCACTGGTTGCCATCAGCTCGCTTGGCGACAGTTTGCAGCGCTCGGTTCGCACACAGGCAAAATCTCTCTTAGGTGCAGATTTACTTCTGGAGTCACGGCAGCCCTTTTCACCTGCAGTGGAACAGCTTATTGACTCACTGGGTGAGCACTCCCGTGAGGTAGATTTTTCATCCATGGTCTATTTTACCAAAAGCGGGGACACACGCTTTGTGCAAGTGCGTGCTCTCGATGGCAAATTTCCCTATTACGGAAGTCTGCTCACCGACCCCGATAGCGCGTCTCAGACATTTCGCAGTGGCTTTCAAGCCCTCGTCGATGCCCCTCTGATGCTTCAATTTCAAGCCTCAATTGGCGACACGATTAAACTTGGCGAAGCCTATTTTAGGATTGCAGGCGTGCTGAAGGAAGTCGCTGGCGAAGCAGTTGTCACGGCATTAGTCGGACCGCGCATTTACATTCCGCTGCAGACCTTGCCTGACACCAAGCTAATTCAATACGGCAGCCGTGTTACCTACAAAGCTTACTTCAAGTTCCCGCCTGAAAAAGATTTAGTAGCACTTACCACATTGCTTCGCTCAAAGCTGGAAAAAGAGTCCGTCTCGCTCGTTACTGCTGAATCGCGTCAAGCCTCATTAGGTCGGGCGCTGGAAAACCTCTACCGTTTTCTCAATTTGGTTGGCTTTATTGCACTGCTTCTTGGTGGCATTGGGGTTGCTAGTGCCATCAGCGTGCATATCAAGCAGCAACTGAATACAGTGGCTGTGCTGCGTTGTTTAGGCGCTCGTGCTGCACAGGCTCTTTGGATTTACCTTATTCAAGCTCTGGTGATGGGCTTTTTGGGCGCACTTGTTGGAGCTTTGCTCGGTTCTGGCACGCAATTTCTTTTGCCGTTCATCTTAGGTGATTTATTGCCCATCAAACTCGAGACCACCTTTTCACTTACTGCAATTTGGCACGGGTTATTAGTTGGGCTTAGCCTTTCTGCAGCATTTGCACTCTTGCCGCTTCTTGGTGTTCGCAATGTCTCACCGCTGCGAGTGTTGCGTGCAGCTTTCGAGGAGCAACCGTTGCCCGCAGACGCACTGCGCTGGCTTGTCTATGCTCTTATTGCTGGCAGCATTGTGCTTTTTTCAATTTGGCAGACGGCGCCGCTGCGTGCGGGTTGGCTTACAGGACTTTTCTTTGCGCTGTCTATTGGTCTTGCGTTTGGCTTACTTGCGCTGGTTGCAAGACTGCTTGTCGTCGGTGCCCGAGTTTTTTTTCCTGCTTTATGGTCATACACATGGCGACAAGGGCTTGCCAATCTTTATCGCCCAAATAACCAAACGCTCACGCTCATTGTCTCACTTGGTTTTGGCACGTTTTTGATTTCTACCGTTTATCTATCGCAAGCCACGCTGTTGGGTGAAATCTCTCTTTCAGCAAGCGAGCGCAATCAGCCCAATATGGTACTTTTTGACATTCAGCCTGACCAACGCGCTGGTCTTGAGCAACTTGTGCAAACCTTTCAGATGCCTGTCTTGCAAATCATTCCCGTTGTCACAATGCGCCTTCAATCGCTCAACGGTAGAGATATTCAGCGAGACAGTGCGATTTCTGAAAATTCGTTTTTGCGGGCGGAGTTTCGCGCCACCTACCGTGACTCACTTCTCAGCACTGAGCAGCTTGTGGCAGGTCGCTTTGTTGGAAAAATACGCTCACTTCAAGACTCGATTCTGATTTCCGTTTCAGATTTTTTTGCACAAAGTCAAAACCTCCAGCTAGGCGATGAACTTATTTTTGATGTGCAAGGCGTGCCTGTTAAAACCTACATTGGCAGCATTCGCCGCATAGATTTTCGGCGTGTGCAACCTGCCTTCACTTTGCTTTTTCCAGATGGCGTGCTTAACGATGCGCCTCAGTTTTATGCGCTTCTTACACGCACGCCCTCTGCCGAGATTTCTGCCCATTTTCAGCGCGCTGTTGTGCAATCGTTTGCAAACGTGTCTATTATTGACCTTGCACTCATTCTTAATACCGTGAGCGCTGTTTTTGACAAAATTTCTCTGGTGATTCAATTTATGTCACTTTTCAGCATTCTGACGGGGCTTACGGTGCTGGTCGGCTCTGTGCTTACCAGTCGGTATCAGCGAATGAAAGAAAGTGTGCTTTTGCGCACATTAGGCGCTACGCAGCGGCAAGTTGCTGCTATCATGGCTATTGAGTATGCCTTTTTAGGGGGCTTTGCAGCGGTTGCTGGCTTCGGTTTGGCTCTACTTAGCAGCTGGGCGCTTTCATATTTCATCTTCGAGGCCCCCTTCTTGCCTTCGCTTCTTCCCCTTGCGATTGGCGCAACTTTGGTAATTAGTCTCACCGTCTTAGTTGGGTTAGCCATCAGCCGCGATGTGCTGACCAAACCCCCGCTTGAAGTGCTGCGTCTGGAAGCCTCATAG